A single region of the Solwaraspora sp. WMMD791 genome encodes:
- the rpsB gene encoding 30S ribosomal protein S2, whose product MAVVTMRQLLESGVHFGHQTRRWNPKMKRFIFTERNGIYIIDLRQTLDYIEKAYTFVRDTVADGGNILFVGTKKQAQEAIAEQATRVGQPYVNHRWLGGMLTNFQTVYKRLQRMKELEALDLTGTAQGYTKKETLQLSREKDKLSRTLGGLRDMQKVPAAIWVVDTKKEHIAVDEARKLGIPVIAVLDTNCDPDEVDFPIPGNDDAIRSAELLTRVVAAAVADGLIARSGKSRGAEDKPEPGAVATDEPLPEWERELLEGPANKENEPAPATAAAE is encoded by the coding sequence ATGGCCGTCGTGACCATGCGTCAGCTGCTGGAAAGTGGTGTTCACTTCGGGCACCAGACCCGGCGCTGGAACCCGAAGATGAAGCGCTTCATCTTCACCGAGCGCAACGGTATCTACATCATCGACCTGCGCCAGACCCTCGACTACATCGAGAAGGCGTACACCTTCGTGCGCGACACCGTCGCCGACGGCGGCAACATTCTCTTCGTCGGCACCAAGAAGCAGGCGCAGGAGGCGATCGCCGAGCAGGCGACCCGGGTCGGTCAGCCGTACGTCAACCACCGGTGGCTCGGCGGCATGCTGACCAACTTCCAGACGGTGTACAAGCGGCTGCAGCGGATGAAGGAGCTGGAGGCGCTCGACCTGACCGGCACCGCGCAGGGCTACACCAAGAAGGAGACCCTGCAGCTGTCCCGGGAGAAGGACAAGCTGAGCCGTACGCTCGGTGGTCTGCGGGACATGCAGAAGGTGCCGGCGGCGATCTGGGTCGTCGACACCAAGAAGGAGCACATCGCTGTCGACGAGGCCCGCAAGCTGGGCATTCCGGTGATCGCGGTGCTCGACACCAACTGTGACCCGGACGAGGTCGACTTCCCGATCCCGGGCAACGACGACGCGATCCGCTCGGCCGAGCTGCTCACCCGGGTCGTGGCGGCCGCCGTCGCCGACGGCCTGATCGCCCGGTCGGGCAAGTCGCGCGGTGCCGAGGACAAGCCGGAGCCGGGCGCCGTCGCCACCGACGAGCCGCTGCCCGAGTGGGAGCGTGAGCTGCTCGAAGGCCCGGCCAACAAGGAGAACGAGCCCGCTCCCGCCACCGCCGCTGCGGAATGA
- the tsf gene encoding translation elongation factor Ts produces MSNFTAADVKKLRDLTGAGMMDCKKALQEAEGDVDKAVEILRIKGAKDVGKRAGRTAANGLVAHAGSALLEFNCETDFVAKNTDFIEFAQLLVEHGEQIKATDAESLLGSTLPDGRSVADAVQEQSAKIGEKLVLNRFARLDGTIAVYLHRKAQDLPPQVGVLVGYAGKTDEAADADARGVAMQIAAMRPRFLTRDEVPAETVESERRIAEQTAREEGKPEAAMPKIIEGRVNAFFKDFVLLEQASVADNKKTVKQVVAEAGIDVTGFVRFEVGQA; encoded by the coding sequence ATGTCCAACTTCACCGCCGCGGACGTCAAGAAGCTCCGCGACCTCACCGGCGCCGGCATGATGGACTGCAAGAAGGCGCTGCAGGAGGCCGAGGGCGACGTCGACAAGGCCGTCGAGATCCTGCGGATCAAGGGCGCCAAGGACGTCGGCAAGCGGGCCGGGCGTACCGCCGCCAACGGCCTGGTGGCCCACGCCGGGTCGGCGCTGCTGGAGTTCAACTGCGAGACCGACTTCGTCGCCAAGAACACCGACTTCATCGAGTTCGCCCAGCTCCTCGTCGAGCACGGTGAGCAGATCAAGGCGACCGACGCCGAATCACTGCTCGGCTCCACCCTGCCGGACGGTCGGTCGGTGGCCGACGCCGTACAGGAGCAGTCGGCCAAGATCGGCGAGAAGCTGGTGTTGAACCGGTTCGCCCGCCTCGACGGCACCATCGCGGTCTACCTGCACCGCAAGGCGCAGGACCTGCCGCCGCAGGTCGGTGTGCTGGTCGGGTACGCCGGCAAGACCGACGAGGCCGCCGACGCCGACGCCCGGGGTGTGGCGATGCAGATCGCCGCGATGCGGCCGCGCTTCCTCACCCGGGACGAGGTGCCCGCCGAGACCGTGGAGTCGGAGCGGCGGATCGCCGAGCAGACCGCCCGCGAGGAGGGCAAGCCGGAAGCGGCGATGCCCAAGATCATCGAGGGTCGGGTGAACGCCTTCTTCAAGGACTTCGTCCTGTTGGAGCAGGCCTCGGTCGCCGACAACAAGAAGACGGTCAAGCAGGTCGTTGCCGAGGCCGGCATCGACGTCACCGGCTTCGTCCGGTTCGAGGTCGGGCAGGCCTGA
- the pyrH gene encoding UMP kinase, with amino-acid sequence MTQVTSGSPLAADDPTAPPPGRSRRVVLKLSGEVFGGGAIGVDPDVVQDIARQIATVSRLGVQVSVVVGGGNFFRGAELQKRGMDRARADYMGMLGTVMNCLALQDFLEKEGVETRVQSAITMAQVAEPYIPLRAIRHLEKGRVVIFGAGAGMPYFSTDTVSAQRALEIHADVVLMSKNGVDGVYTADPRTDPTARKLDTVTFAEALRRGLRVADAAAFSLCMDNDLPMLVFGAQGDDTIVRAVAGERIGTLITT; translated from the coding sequence ATGACGCAGGTAACGAGTGGGAGCCCGCTCGCGGCGGACGACCCCACGGCACCGCCGCCCGGGCGTTCCCGGCGGGTGGTGCTGAAGTTGTCCGGTGAGGTCTTCGGCGGTGGGGCGATCGGCGTCGACCCGGACGTCGTCCAGGACATCGCCCGACAGATCGCGACCGTCTCCCGCCTGGGGGTCCAGGTCTCGGTGGTGGTCGGCGGCGGCAACTTCTTCCGCGGCGCGGAGCTGCAGAAACGCGGCATGGACCGGGCTCGCGCCGACTACATGGGCATGCTCGGCACGGTGATGAACTGTCTCGCGCTGCAGGACTTCCTGGAGAAGGAGGGCGTGGAGACCCGGGTCCAGAGCGCCATCACGATGGCCCAGGTCGCCGAGCCGTACATTCCGCTGCGGGCGATCCGGCACTTGGAGAAGGGCCGGGTGGTCATCTTCGGAGCGGGCGCCGGGATGCCGTACTTCTCCACCGACACGGTCTCCGCCCAGCGGGCGCTGGAGATCCACGCCGACGTCGTCCTGATGAGCAAGAACGGGGTGGACGGGGTGTACACCGCGGATCCGCGGACCGATCCTACTGCCCGCAAGCTGGACACCGTGACCTTCGCCGAGGCGCTGCGACGCGGTCTGCGGGTCGCCGACGCCGCCGCGTTCAGCCTCTGCATGGACAACGACCTGCCGATGCTGGTCTTCGGCGCGCAGGGCGACGACACGATCGTGCGCGCGGTCGCCGGGGAACGCATCGGTACCTTGATCACGACCTGA
- the frr gene encoding ribosome recycling factor, whose translation MIEETLLEAEEKMERAVEHAKEDLGAIRTGRATPAMFSRIVLDYYGTPTPITQMASVAVPEPRMAIIKPYDMSQLAAMEKAIRDSDLGVNPNNEGNQLRILLPQMTEDRRRDMIKVARGKGEDAKVAIRNVRRKGKEELDRIVKDGEAGEDDGRRAEKELDDLTHRYVASVDELVKHKETELLEV comes from the coding sequence GTGATCGAGGAGACTCTGCTCGAAGCAGAGGAGAAGATGGAGCGTGCGGTCGAGCACGCCAAGGAGGATCTAGGCGCGATCCGTACCGGTCGGGCCACTCCGGCGATGTTCTCCCGGATCGTGCTCGACTACTACGGGACCCCGACGCCGATCACCCAGATGGCGTCCGTCGCGGTGCCGGAGCCGCGAATGGCGATCATCAAGCCGTACGACATGTCGCAGCTCGCCGCGATGGAGAAGGCGATCCGGGACTCGGATCTGGGCGTGAACCCGAACAACGAGGGTAACCAGCTGCGGATCCTGCTGCCGCAGATGACCGAGGACCGTCGCCGGGACATGATCAAGGTGGCCCGGGGCAAGGGCGAGGACGCCAAGGTGGCGATCCGCAACGTCCGGCGCAAGGGCAAGGAAGAGCTGGACCGCATCGTCAAGGACGGCGAAGCCGGTGAGGACGATGGACGCCGGGCCGAGAAGGAGCTGGACGACCTGACCCACCGCTACGTGGCCAGCGTCGACGAACTGGTCAAGCACAAGGAAACCGAGCTGCTCGAGGTCTGA
- a CDS encoding phosphatidate cytidylyltransferase, protein MSYPETAGGDHPDARTRARRPGAAPESSARQVRNGYPAVERTDPYGRPAGPVAGGAPTYGPTGDTSVYGPVGGVPVYGPAGHTDRAPNGPYTGTGELPHAGPYTGTGVGYVADHRPGGGSLNGTQTAGHDGSRSGGHDRWPPDPSHGQWPPDPSNGQWPPGEPPSPEPSSDEPVPFDDRLATDGPSPSDAETEPESAARRRAGARRRRAGRSTPTRQSRSADGSGQPATAGAAGATAQPAATSGPGTPEPSRAGRNLPAAIGVGVGLGGMVLASLFVWRPAFLAVVVAAVSLGTWEMTRAVRGSGARPPLPPLLAGGVLMAVLAWQVGPDALALGLLLTILAMLVWRLGDGPPGFQRDAATATLIAVYVPFLGGFAGLLASRPDGDLRILVTLAAVILSDTGGYAAGVFFGRHRMAPTISPKKSWEGFAGSVAAAAAGSAVLLYLLLDVMPLWGALFGVAVSIAAVLGDLGESMIKRDLGVKDMSNLLPGHGGLMDRLDSILLALPVSYLVLTLIAPAG, encoded by the coding sequence ATGTCCTATCCCGAGACCGCCGGCGGCGACCACCCGGATGCGCGAACTCGGGCGCGGCGCCCCGGTGCCGCGCCCGAATCGTCGGCACGCCAGGTGCGCAACGGCTATCCGGCGGTCGAGCGGACCGACCCGTACGGCAGGCCGGCCGGACCGGTCGCCGGCGGTGCGCCGACCTACGGCCCGACCGGCGATACGTCGGTCTACGGTCCGGTCGGCGGGGTGCCCGTATACGGTCCGGCTGGTCATACGGACCGCGCGCCCAACGGTCCGTACACCGGCACCGGCGAACTACCGCACGCGGGACCGTACACCGGCACCGGAGTCGGCTACGTGGCCGACCACCGACCCGGCGGCGGGTCGCTCAACGGTACGCAGACCGCTGGGCACGACGGATCGCGCTCCGGGGGACACGACAGGTGGCCGCCGGACCCGTCGCACGGCCAGTGGCCGCCGGACCCGTCGAATGGCCAGTGGCCGCCGGGCGAGCCGCCGTCACCTGAGCCGTCGTCCGACGAGCCGGTGCCGTTCGACGACAGACTCGCCACCGACGGGCCGTCGCCGTCCGACGCCGAGACGGAGCCGGAATCGGCGGCCCGTCGACGGGCCGGGGCCCGGCGTCGACGGGCCGGTCGCTCGACGCCGACCCGTCAGTCGCGATCCGCCGACGGTTCCGGCCAGCCCGCCACGGCCGGTGCGGCCGGCGCGACCGCTCAGCCGGCCGCGACATCCGGCCCGGGTACGCCGGAGCCGAGTCGGGCCGGACGCAACCTTCCTGCAGCCATCGGCGTCGGGGTGGGCCTGGGCGGTATGGTTCTCGCCTCGTTGTTCGTCTGGCGACCCGCCTTCCTCGCGGTCGTGGTGGCCGCGGTCAGCCTCGGCACGTGGGAGATGACCCGGGCGGTACGCGGCAGCGGTGCCCGACCGCCCCTGCCGCCGTTGCTCGCCGGCGGCGTGCTGATGGCAGTGCTCGCCTGGCAGGTCGGACCGGACGCGTTGGCCCTCGGGCTGCTGCTGACGATCCTGGCCATGCTGGTCTGGCGGCTCGGCGACGGACCGCCGGGCTTCCAGCGGGACGCCGCCACGGCCACCCTGATCGCCGTCTACGTGCCGTTCCTCGGCGGGTTCGCCGGGTTGCTCGCCAGCCGCCCCGACGGCGATCTACGGATCCTGGTCACGCTCGCGGCGGTGATTCTCTCGGACACCGGCGGGTACGCCGCCGGGGTGTTCTTCGGGCGGCACCGGATGGCCCCGACGATCAGCCCGAAGAAATCCTGGGAGGGCTTCGCGGGTTCGGTGGCCGCCGCTGCCGCCGGTTCCGCCGTACTGCTCTATCTGCTGCTCGACGTGATGCCCCTGTGGGGTGCCCTGTTCGGGGTGGCGGTGTCGATCGCAGCGGTCCTGGGTGATCTCGGCGAATCGATGATCAAGCGGGATCTCGGAGTCAAGGACATGAGCAACCTGTTGCCCGGACACGGCGGGTTGATGGACCGGCTGGACTCGATCCTGTTGGCGCTGCCGGTCTCCTATCTCGTGTTGACCTTGATCGCGCCGGCCGGCTGA
- the rlmN gene encoding 23S rRNA (adenine(2503)-C(2))-methyltransferase RlmN, with protein MRSLPLTPTRPTTTATPAGRAAMPPQHLADLDLEQRQTLLAGLGQPAYRARQVSTHYFTRLVRDPAAMTDLPASARAPITERLLPTLLTAVRQRSCDDGSTHKALWRLHDGALVESVLMGYPDRVTACVSSQAGCGMACPFCATGQAGLTRNLSTAEIVDQVVFLAGVAARGGVTGSPPRLSHVVFMGMGEPLANYGRVVAAVRRLCAPAPEGLGLSQRHVTVSTVGLVPAMRRLVGEDLSVTLALSLHAPDDDLRDELVPVNQRWKVAEVLDAAWDYADRTGRRVSIEYAMIRDVNDQPWRADLLGRLLAGRMAHVNLIPLNPTPGSRWDASPKPVEREFVRRLRAAGVAVTVRDTRGREIDGACGQLAAAQTAT; from the coding sequence ATGAGAAGTCTGCCGTTGACCCCGACCCGTCCGACGACCACCGCCACGCCGGCTGGTCGCGCGGCCATGCCACCCCAGCACCTGGCTGATCTCGATCTCGAACAGCGGCAGACGTTGCTGGCCGGGCTCGGTCAACCGGCCTACCGGGCCAGGCAGGTCTCCACCCACTACTTCACCCGGCTGGTCCGCGATCCCGCTGCGATGACCGACCTGCCGGCGTCGGCCCGCGCGCCGATCACCGAACGGCTGCTGCCGACTCTGCTCACCGCCGTACGGCAGCGCAGTTGCGACGACGGGTCGACGCACAAGGCGCTGTGGCGGCTGCACGACGGCGCGTTGGTGGAGAGCGTGCTGATGGGCTACCCGGACCGGGTCACCGCCTGCGTCTCCAGCCAGGCCGGTTGCGGCATGGCCTGCCCGTTCTGCGCGACCGGTCAGGCCGGGCTGACCCGTAACCTCTCCACGGCGGAGATCGTCGACCAGGTGGTCTTCCTCGCCGGGGTGGCCGCTCGCGGCGGTGTCACCGGATCCCCGCCCCGCCTGTCGCACGTGGTGTTCATGGGCATGGGTGAGCCGCTGGCCAACTACGGCCGGGTGGTCGCGGCGGTCCGCCGGCTCTGCGCCCCGGCTCCGGAGGGTCTCGGGCTGTCCCAGCGGCACGTGACGGTCTCCACGGTCGGCCTGGTGCCGGCGATGCGCCGGCTCGTCGGAGAAGACCTTTCGGTGACTCTTGCGCTGTCGTTGCACGCGCCCGATGATGATCTGCGCGATGAACTCGTGCCAGTCAACCAACGGTGGAAGGTCGCTGAAGTCCTTGACGCCGCGTGGGACTACGCGGACCGCACGGGCCGGCGGGTCTCCATCGAATACGCGATGATCCGGGATGTGAACGACCAGCCATGGCGGGCGGACCTGCTGGGCCGATTGCTGGCTGGTCGGATGGCCCATGTGAATCTCATTCCGCTCAATCCGACTCCCGGCAGTCGTTGGGATGCCAGCCCGAAGCCGGTCGAGCGGGAATTCGTCCGCCGGCTGCGGGCGGCCGGTGTCGCGGTCACCGTACGCGACACCCGGGGCAGGGAGATCGACGGTGCATGCGGGCAGCTTGCCGCCGCGCAGACGGCGACGTGA
- a CDS encoding DivIVA domain-containing protein, with protein sequence MASQGQRFRRKALRRGYKVDEVDAFLDRVEATLAGEPVGSPVSAQEVHDVVFRVRFNGYDEWQVDLHLDRVERQLAELEERGPAARGSGAAAVPPERLAPPPREDRPIAAAAPALPARPVPAQPAPPPHDPYGGGGYPEQPAAAGYGRYDDPRGAGGYPPPGGGPGGPPATPVPAGPHRGFGPGPEGRFDGFEQGRHGKADMTAEIYFPDRRSGPAGPPTGGHPQLPGGMPGPGGPGPRDGGFGPRDGGPGMPGPGGPGFGGHPGPGGHSGAAGHHATGGYPGVGGYPGGPGQPGLGTPPGGPPAGGGGDLQRVDQIRRTFQVRRFGSGYDPMQVDRLFEDILTAMAGRGPMPVNTADLDTMQFGLVTGGYFEAEVDAALKEVQDILHRGR encoded by the coding sequence GTGGCGAGTCAGGGACAGCGCTTCCGGCGCAAGGCGCTTCGTCGGGGTTACAAGGTCGACGAAGTGGATGCCTTCCTCGACCGCGTCGAGGCCACACTCGCTGGCGAACCGGTCGGATCACCGGTTTCCGCACAGGAAGTGCATGACGTCGTATTCCGTGTCCGCTTCAACGGCTACGACGAATGGCAGGTCGACCTGCATCTGGACCGGGTCGAACGGCAACTGGCCGAGTTGGAGGAGCGGGGTCCGGCGGCCCGAGGCTCCGGTGCCGCCGCCGTACCGCCCGAGCGACTGGCCCCACCGCCGCGCGAGGACCGGCCGATTGCCGCAGCGGCGCCGGCCCTGCCGGCACGGCCGGTGCCCGCCCAGCCGGCTCCGCCACCGCACGACCCGTACGGGGGCGGCGGCTATCCGGAGCAGCCCGCCGCCGCCGGTTACGGGCGCTACGACGACCCACGTGGTGCCGGCGGTTACCCGCCGCCCGGTGGCGGCCCCGGCGGGCCGCCGGCCACACCGGTGCCCGCTGGTCCGCACCGGGGCTTCGGGCCGGGCCCGGAAGGCCGGTTCGACGGGTTCGAACAGGGGCGCCACGGCAAGGCCGACATGACGGCCGAGATCTACTTCCCGGACCGACGGTCGGGTCCGGCCGGCCCGCCGACGGGCGGGCACCCGCAGCTCCCCGGGGGGATGCCCGGCCCTGGCGGTCCGGGCCCGCGTGACGGCGGGTTCGGCCCGCGTGACGGTGGTCCGGGGATGCCGGGCCCCGGGGGTCCGGGATTCGGTGGACATCCCGGACCGGGCGGACATTCCGGTGCAGCCGGTCACCACGCGACGGGTGGGTACCCCGGCGTCGGCGGGTACCCGGGCGGGCCCGGTCAGCCCGGCCTGGGCACCCCGCCCGGTGGACCGCCGGCCGGCGGTGGCGGTGATCTGCAGCGGGTCGACCAGATCCGGCGGACCTTCCAGGTGCGCCGGTTCGGCAGCGGCTACGACCCGATGCAGGTGGACCGGCTGTTCGAGGACATCCTGACCGCGATGGCGGGGCGTGGGCCGATGCCGGTGAACACCGCGGACCTCGACACCATGCAGTTCGGCCTGGTGACCGGCGGCTACTTCGAGGCGGAGGTCGACGCGGCACTCAAGGAGGTGCAGGACATCCTGCACCGGGGTCGCTGA
- a CDS encoding DUF2631 domain-containing protein: MAGTEPVTSPDQHKPGHRKLGRIGAVVSALALLSMLIGNHDGRVENIWLIGLAVGLLAIVVGDIVLRRNGLRS; encoded by the coding sequence GTGGCCGGAACCGAGCCGGTGACCTCGCCCGATCAGCACAAGCCGGGCCACCGCAAGCTGGGGCGCATCGGAGCCGTCGTCTCAGCCTTGGCGCTGCTGTCGATGCTGATCGGCAACCACGACGGCCGGGTGGAGAACATCTGGCTGATCGGACTGGCCGTCGGACTGCTGGCCATCGTCGTCGGCGACATCGTCCTGCGGCGCAACGGCCTGCGGTCCTGA
- a CDS encoding Rieske 2Fe-2S domain-containing protein, giving the protein MRVTGTGHASMRIDTAAGSILCDPWVNPAYFASWFPFPDNSQLDWESLGQVDYLYVSHLHRDHFDAAHLKRFVSKKATVLLPEYPTSELEDELRELGFTSFLRTRSNEVVELDGGLNVMIQALTSPTDGPIGDSSLWVEHDGIRLLNQNDARPTDLSTFAALGHVHAHMLQFSGAIWYPMVYELPAAAKTAFGKQKRERQFDRTWRYIDDLKASYVFPIAGPPCFLDDELWQFNDIHGDEGNIFPDQQVFLTEYAKVGGTNAVVLLPGSVAEVTADDCRATHPQPVEEFFAGKQAHLVEMRERKRPVIEAEKASWRHPEIDVLGEMKRRIEPLLEESVYLAKGVGGPVRFDLVGYDGESVESIVVDFPGKQVRPYADEKVRYRFRTERALVEHLLHIGEVDWVNSLFLSCRFSAARIGQYNEFVYAFFKCLSTERLQYAEGWYAEQRPDAEDIKLGDWIVQRRCPHLKADLTRFGIVDGDQLTCQLHGWRFDLPSGRCLTSVGHEIRARRAGTPAPEETPTDAPVGQPAAQA; this is encoded by the coding sequence GTGCGAGTGACGGGTACCGGGCACGCCAGCATGCGGATCGACACGGCCGCGGGCAGCATCCTGTGCGACCCGTGGGTCAATCCGGCCTACTTCGCCTCGTGGTTCCCCTTCCCGGACAACTCCCAGCTCGACTGGGAGTCCCTCGGTCAGGTCGACTACCTGTACGTGTCCCACCTGCACCGGGACCACTTCGACGCGGCGCACCTGAAGCGGTTCGTGTCGAAGAAGGCGACCGTGCTGCTGCCGGAGTACCCAACCTCGGAGCTGGAGGACGAGCTGCGGGAGCTGGGCTTCACCAGCTTCCTGCGGACCAGGAGCAACGAGGTCGTCGAGCTCGACGGCGGGCTGAACGTCATGATTCAGGCGCTGACCAGCCCCACCGACGGCCCGATCGGAGACTCGTCGCTCTGGGTCGAACACGACGGCATCCGGCTGCTCAACCAGAACGACGCGCGCCCCACGGACCTGTCCACGTTCGCCGCCCTCGGCCACGTGCACGCCCACATGCTGCAGTTCTCCGGTGCCATCTGGTACCCGATGGTCTACGAGCTGCCGGCCGCCGCGAAGACCGCGTTCGGCAAGCAGAAGCGGGAACGCCAGTTCGACCGGACCTGGCGCTACATCGACGACCTGAAGGCGTCGTACGTCTTCCCGATCGCCGGGCCGCCGTGTTTCCTCGACGACGAGCTCTGGCAGTTCAACGACATCCACGGCGACGAGGGCAACATCTTCCCCGACCAGCAGGTCTTCCTGACCGAGTACGCCAAGGTCGGCGGCACGAACGCGGTGGTGCTGCTGCCCGGTTCGGTCGCCGAGGTGACCGCCGACGACTGCCGGGCCACCCATCCTCAGCCGGTCGAGGAGTTCTTCGCCGGCAAGCAGGCCCACCTGGTCGAGATGCGTGAGCGCAAGCGGCCGGTCATCGAGGCCGAGAAGGCGTCCTGGCGCCACCCGGAGATCGACGTGCTGGGCGAGATGAAGCGCCGCATCGAGCCGCTGCTGGAGGAGTCGGTCTACCTGGCCAAGGGCGTCGGCGGGCCGGTCCGGTTCGACCTGGTCGGCTACGACGGCGAGTCGGTCGAGTCGATCGTCGTCGACTTCCCCGGCAAGCAGGTCCGCCCGTACGCCGACGAGAAGGTCCGCTACCGGTTCCGTACCGAACGGGCGTTGGTGGAGCACCTGCTGCACATCGGTGAGGTGGACTGGGTCAACTCGCTCTTCCTCTCCTGCCGCTTCTCGGCGGCCCGCATCGGCCAGTACAACGAGTTCGTCTACGCGTTCTTCAAGTGCCTGTCCACCGAGCGGCTGCAGTACGCCGAGGGCTGGTACGCCGAGCAGCGCCCGGACGCCGAGGACATCAAGCTCGGCGACTGGATCGTGCAGCGGCGCTGTCCGCACCTGAAGGCGGACCTGACCCGGTTCGGCATCGTCGACGGCGACCAGCTCACCTGCCAGCTGCACGGCTGGCGGTTCGACCTGCCCAGCGGGCGCTGCCTGACCAGCGTCGGGCACGAGATCCGGGCCCGCCGTGCCGGCACCCCGGCACCCGAGGAGACGCCGACGGACGCACCGGTCGGCCAACCGGCGGCGCAGGCCTGA
- a CDS encoding NAD(P)/FAD-dependent oxidoreductase: MGTSQLPATGPVPAAGGAALPTRADVVVVGAGHNGLVSAILLARAGLDVLVLEAADVVGGATRTEQPFTKVPGLRHSTGSYLLGLMPPELLATLDVAIPVLRRDPHYFLPTPGRPGSPYLLFGADRAATRAQMAATFSPADSAADDAMQAELAALRDDLAPAWLAEPLPVEQTADRYVRPALRQVFVDLVRGSVADYLARFAFRSELLVAMYAVTDGLSGLTAGPDDPGTGHNFLVHNMCRLPGADGTWMIAAGGMGTVSRIFADAARAAGARIVTGAPVTGITVTAGSVDGVVVGGDRAVAAEVVLGACDPYRLLELAPDGAVPAALTDRIAATRRPGSTLKVNLALRGLPRFNCLPDDAPSPFGATIHLLPGSASLLPDGGGTSPMTALRAMWADVRAGRLPAEPTIEWYLHTTVDPSLCDPAGHHSSALFVQSVPWQPAGSSWSTELPGYVDQLLAICDRYAPGTSALVADVVPLAPPGIEAHFGITGGHIHHVDNTVSFTDRMPYATGLPGLYAGSAGTHPAGSVIGAAGHNAARRILADLGR; this comes from the coding sequence ATGGGTACGTCACAACTTCCGGCCACCGGACCCGTCCCGGCCGCCGGTGGCGCCGCGCTACCGACCCGGGCGGACGTGGTCGTCGTCGGGGCCGGGCACAACGGGCTGGTCTCGGCGATCCTGCTGGCCCGCGCCGGGCTGGACGTGCTGGTGCTGGAGGCGGCCGACGTCGTCGGCGGCGCGACCCGCACCGAGCAGCCGTTCACGAAGGTGCCAGGGCTGCGGCACTCCACCGGGTCGTACCTGCTCGGACTGATGCCGCCGGAGCTGCTGGCCACCCTCGACGTGGCCATCCCGGTGCTGCGCCGCGACCCGCACTACTTCCTGCCCACCCCGGGTAGGCCCGGGTCGCCGTACCTGCTGTTCGGTGCCGACCGGGCCGCGACCCGGGCGCAGATGGCCGCCACCTTCTCCCCCGCCGACTCCGCCGCCGACGACGCGATGCAGGCCGAGCTGGCCGCGCTACGCGACGACCTCGCGCCGGCCTGGCTGGCCGAGCCGCTGCCGGTGGAGCAGACCGCCGACCGCTACGTCCGCCCGGCGCTGCGGCAGGTCTTCGTCGACCTGGTCCGCGGCTCGGTCGCCGACTACCTGGCCCGCTTCGCGTTCCGTTCCGAGCTGCTGGTCGCCATGTACGCGGTCACCGACGGGCTGAGCGGGCTGACCGCCGGCCCGGACGATCCCGGCACCGGCCACAACTTTCTGGTGCACAACATGTGCCGGTTGCCCGGGGCCGATGGCACCTGGATGATCGCCGCCGGTGGGATGGGCACCGTGTCGCGGATCTTCGCCGACGCCGCGCGGGCCGCCGGGGCGCGGATCGTCACCGGCGCACCGGTGACCGGAATCACCGTGACCGCCGGCAGCGTCGACGGGGTCGTCGTCGGCGGTGACCGGGCGGTGGCCGCCGAGGTGGTGCTCGGTGCCTGTGACCCGTACCGGCTGCTGGAGCTGGCCCCCGACGGCGCCGTGCCGGCGGCGCTGACCGACCGGATCGCGGCCACCCGCCGCCCCGGCAGCACCCTGAAGGTCAACCTGGCGCTGCGCGGCCTGCCCCGGTTCAATTGCCTGCCCGACGACGCGCCGAGCCCGTTCGGGGCCACGATCCACCTGCTGCCCGGCTCGGCGTCGCTGCTGCCCGACGGCGGGGGCACCTCGCCGATGACCGCGCTGCGGGCGATGTGGGCCGACGTACGGGCCGGCCGGCTGCCCGCCGAGCCGACCATCGAGTGGTACCTGCACACCACCGTCGATCCGTCGCTGTGCGACCCCGCCGGGCATCACTCCTCGGCGTTGTTCGTCCAGTCGGTGCCGTGGCAGCCGGCGGGTTCGTCGTGGTCGACCGAGCTACCCGGGTACGTCGACCAGCTGTTGGCGATCTGCGACCGGTACGCCCCCGGCACCAGCGCACTGGTCGCCGACGTCGTACCGCTCGCCCCGCCCGGCATCGAAGCCCACTTCGGCATCACCGGCGGGCACATCCACCACGTCGACAACACGGTGTCGTTCACCGACCGGATGCCGTACGCCACCGGGCTGCCCGGCCTGTACGCGGGCAGTGCCGGCACCCACCCGGCGGGCAGCGTGATCGGCGCCGCCGGACACAACGCGGCCCGGCGGATCCTCGCCGACCTGGGGCGGTAA